The following nucleotide sequence is from Candidatus Bipolaricaulis sibiricus.
TCCCAGCCAGCGGTAGTAAGCCACCATGAACACGAGGACGAGGACGAAGCTGACGACCAGCGCGGTCATCCCCCGCCGCACGTATTCCGCCCCCAGCGTCGGCCCGACCGTCTGCTCCTCGATCACAGCGACCTGCGTCGGCAGCGCGCCCGACCGGAGAACGACAGACAGCAGCCGCGCCTCCTCCAGGGTGAACCGTCCCGTGATCGTCGTCGAGTCCTGCACCGCCCTCCACCCCTGCTGCGCCGCTTGCTTGATCGAAGCCGAGACCTGGGGGGCCGAGTAGACCACGTTGTCCAGGATCACTGCCAGACGATCGTTCACCTGGAGGCGACGCAGCGCGTCCACGAACCGCTCCGCCCCGTCACGGTTGAACGTCAGGGCGATGAAGAACCCCGGCTGGCGGGGGTCAGTGGAGGTGCGCACCACCGCGTTGTCGAGCACATCCCCCGTGAGCAGCGGCTCACCCTCGACAAGGTACCACTCCGTCTTGTCGGTGTTGGGCAGGATCTCCTGGATGAGCGTCCGCCGCGCCTCCAGATCGAACCAGCTTGGGGCCACGTCGATCACCTTGCGGAACTCGAGGAGCGCCGTGCTCCCGAGAAGCTTGCGCGCCTCTTCGGGGTTCTGCACTTTGGGAACCCTCACCTCAACCCGGTCACGGCCCAACGGCCGGATCTCGGCGTTGACCATCCCGTACTGGTCGACCCGTTCCGAGAAGATCGTCACCAGCTGGTTCACCGCGTCCTCTTGCCTCGACGGCTCCATCTGC
It contains:
- a CDS encoding Protein translocase subunit SecD codes for the protein MRRLDWIRFGSVIVALFASIGLLYPFLPFQEVIKLGLDLQGGVRLVIEAQVIDPETGQPVPLRESQMEPSRQEDAVNQLVTIFSERVDQYGMVNAEIRPLGRDRVEVRVPKVQNPEEARKLLGSTALLEFRKVIDVAPSWFDLEARRTLIQEILPNTDKTEWYLVEGEPLLTGDVLDNAVVRTSTDPRQPGFFIALTFNRDGAERFVDALRRLQVNDRLAVILDNVVYSAPQVSASIKQAAQQGWRAVQDSTTITGRFTLEEARLLSVVLRSGALPTQVAVIEEQTVGPTLGAEYVRRGMTALVVSFVLVLVFMVAYYRWLGLVADAALVMTMLLVFAALRAFGATLTLPGIAGLVLTIGMAVDANVVIFERIKEERRTGKAPKACIAAGFAKSLSAVLDANITTLIVAFILFLLGSGPVEGFGITLGLGIAASVFSALILSRLLLETTGLGEFIPARPVQDRA